The following proteins come from a genomic window of Natronosalvus vescus:
- a CDS encoding archaea-specific SMC-related protein has translation MSSGETTTRPRLAVENIGGIDSTTVELSPGVNILTGRNATNRTSFLQSIMGALGSDQVSLKADAESGSVRLEIGGETYERHFERRSGQVVSSGNPYLDDPTLANLFAFLLESNTARRAVSQKEDLREVIMRPVDVDEITAQIDQAETEKRQLDEEIDRVTSMKSTLPSLEERRQSLREQVEETEAELEESRADLEAKKAEADDEDDDELDAKLDELQSARGDLEETEFQLETERRSIDTLESELEDLTAELEELPDALETDPDAIEHELETLREQRSNLDSETTQLQSIIQFNEEMLDGTNPEITAALSDDEEGELTDQLLADDGTVVCWTCGTEVDTAQIEATIDRLRSLRQEKVQERNQLRQEIDDRKQTLREARQTKQRRQRVNRQLEETETEIEDRKARIETLTEREDELEETVEELEETVEELEQEDESETLDRQKNVTELEFRLGQLRDDLEDVEAEIEETEDELKRVDDLQAERDAVSERLTDLRTRIDRLERESVDAFNEHMAAVLDVLEYENIERIWIERTEQTVREGRRHVDRPTFELHIVRQAEDGHTYEDTIDHLSESEREVTGLVFALAGYLVHDVYEKVPFMLLDSLEAIDSNRIARLVDYFSEYAETVVTALLPEDAEALDEGYTRITSI, from the coding sequence ATGAGTTCAGGGGAAACCACGACCCGACCACGGCTCGCCGTGGAAAACATCGGCGGAATCGACTCGACGACGGTCGAGTTATCTCCCGGTGTGAACATCCTCACCGGGCGAAATGCAACGAACCGAACCTCCTTTCTGCAGTCGATCATGGGCGCACTCGGCAGCGATCAGGTCTCGCTCAAAGCCGACGCCGAGTCCGGCTCAGTCAGACTCGAGATCGGCGGCGAAACGTACGAACGTCACTTCGAACGGCGAAGCGGCCAGGTCGTCAGCTCAGGCAATCCGTATCTCGACGACCCGACGCTGGCGAATCTCTTTGCGTTCTTGCTCGAGTCGAACACCGCTCGCCGGGCCGTCAGCCAGAAAGAAGATCTACGCGAAGTGATCATGCGGCCGGTCGACGTCGACGAGATCACCGCCCAGATCGACCAGGCTGAAACCGAGAAGCGCCAACTCGACGAGGAGATCGACCGGGTGACGTCCATGAAGTCCACCCTCCCCTCGCTCGAGGAACGCCGCCAATCGCTCCGCGAGCAGGTCGAGGAGACTGAGGCCGAACTCGAGGAGAGCCGCGCCGACCTGGAGGCGAAGAAAGCCGAGGCCGACGACGAAGACGACGACGAACTCGACGCAAAACTCGATGAGCTCCAGTCGGCTCGGGGCGACCTCGAGGAGACCGAGTTCCAGCTCGAAACCGAGCGACGGAGCATCGACACGCTCGAATCCGAACTCGAGGATCTCACGGCGGAGCTCGAGGAACTGCCGGATGCGCTCGAGACGGATCCGGACGCGATCGAACACGAGCTCGAGACGCTTCGCGAACAGCGTTCGAACCTCGACTCGGAGACGACACAGCTCCAGAGCATCATCCAGTTCAACGAGGAGATGCTCGATGGGACGAACCCCGAGATCACGGCGGCGCTCAGTGACGACGAGGAGGGCGAACTCACCGACCAGCTGTTAGCCGACGACGGGACGGTCGTCTGCTGGACGTGCGGAACCGAAGTCGACACTGCACAGATCGAAGCGACCATCGACCGACTTCGCTCGCTCAGACAGGAGAAAGTCCAGGAACGAAATCAGCTTCGCCAGGAAATCGACGACCGAAAGCAAACGCTCCGTGAGGCACGCCAGACGAAACAGCGCCGACAGCGGGTGAATCGGCAACTCGAGGAGACCGAAACCGAAATCGAGGATCGGAAAGCTCGCATCGAGACGCTGACGGAACGGGAAGACGAACTCGAGGAGACGGTCGAAGAACTCGAGGAGACGGTCGAAGAACTCGAGCAGGAAGACGAGAGCGAGACGCTCGACCGCCAGAAGAACGTCACGGAACTCGAGTTCCGTCTCGGCCAGCTCCGGGACGACCTCGAAGACGTCGAAGCCGAAATCGAAGAAACCGAGGACGAACTCAAGCGCGTCGACGACCTCCAGGCCGAACGGGACGCCGTCTCGGAGCGGCTCACCGACTTGCGGACGCGGATCGACCGCCTCGAGCGCGAATCGGTGGATGCGTTCAACGAACACATGGCTGCCGTCCTCGACGTGCTCGAGTACGAGAACATCGAGCGGATCTGGATCGAGCGAACGGAGCAGACGGTCAGGGAGGGGCGCAGGCACGTCGACAGGCCGACGTTCGAGCTCCACATCGTCAGGCAGGCGGAGGATGGCCACACCTACGAGGACACGATCGATCACCTCAGTGAGAGTGAGCGGGAAGTGACAGGTTTGGTGTTCGCGCTCGCTGGGTACCTCGTTCACGACGTGTACGAAAAGGTACCGTTCATGCTGCTCGACTCGCTCGAGGCGATCGACTCAAACCGAATCGCCCGCCTGGTCGACTACTTCAGCGAGTACGCTGAGACCGTCGTGACGGCGCTGCTTCCAGAGGACGCAGAGGCGCTCGACGAGGGGTATACGCGAATTACGTCGATCTGA
- a CDS encoding anthranilate phosphoribosyltransferase: MTQATQKFGEWPLKRLLTELVGSGPKSADDMNREQAREAFQRILAGEPDHTTLGAFWLANRWKKNTPEELAAFTDVMREESVVTAEPDCDPVDCGANYDGKHTTAVLGVAAGIVAAAAGTPVVAHSGDRVPTQKATAYKHVLDELGVRTELEPTESAEMVDETGFGFYYQPNFNPGIHDLYERRDRMGVRTFVNTIETVANPANADVHLGSFYHLAFAKKMCDLVAESEQLEFSRVLMFQGMEGYDDIRPGYTKVADWREGDFDDFEIETAEYGMEMESEDLAVDDVDADSAAITESVLAGERDDHFADAVALNAAFRLFARDDVDDLEDGLERTRDVIADGSGAAVLEELRAF, from the coding sequence ATGACCCAGGCTACCCAGAAATTCGGCGAGTGGCCGCTGAAACGCCTGCTGACCGAACTCGTCGGCTCCGGCCCGAAGTCGGCCGACGATATGAACCGTGAGCAGGCTCGAGAGGCGTTCCAGCGCATCCTCGCGGGCGAGCCCGATCACACCACGCTGGGGGCGTTCTGGCTGGCGAACCGCTGGAAGAAGAACACCCCCGAGGAGCTGGCCGCGTTCACCGACGTCATGCGCGAGGAGAGCGTCGTGACCGCCGAACCGGACTGTGACCCGGTCGACTGTGGGGCGAACTACGACGGGAAACACACCACGGCCGTCCTCGGCGTCGCCGCCGGCATCGTCGCCGCCGCGGCGGGAACTCCCGTCGTCGCCCACTCCGGCGACCGCGTTCCGACCCAGAAGGCGACGGCGTACAAGCACGTCCTCGACGAACTCGGCGTCCGGACAGAACTCGAGCCCACGGAGTCCGCCGAGATGGTCGACGAGACCGGCTTCGGCTTCTACTACCAGCCGAACTTCAACCCCGGGATCCACGACCTGTACGAGCGACGCGACCGGATGGGCGTCCGGACGTTCGTCAACACGATCGAAACCGTCGCCAACCCGGCCAACGCTGACGTCCACCTCGGCTCGTTCTACCACCTCGCGTTCGCGAAGAAGATGTGCGACCTCGTCGCCGAGAGCGAGCAACTCGAGTTCTCCCGCGTCCTGATGTTCCAGGGGATGGAGGGCTACGACGACATCCGGCCAGGGTACACGAAAGTCGCGGATTGGCGGGAGGGCGACTTCGACGACTTCGAGATCGAAACGGCCGAGTACGGGATGGAAATGGAGAGCGAGGATCTCGCGGTCGACGACGTCGACGCCGACTCCGCCGCGATCACCGAATCCGTCCTCGCCGGCGAGCGAGACGATCACTTCGCCGACGCCGTCGCGCTCAACGCCGCCTTCCGATTGTTCGCCCGTGATGACGTCGACGACCTGGAGGACGGGCTCGAGCGGACTCGCGACGTCATCGCCGACGGGAGTGGTGCGGCGGTGCTCGAGGAACTGCGCGCGTTCTGA
- a CDS encoding pyridoxamine 5'-phosphate oxidase family protein produces MSRIEIAELEDAELRSVLGTGGTGVLSFSTEGDEPPRTIPVSYGYDPLESTFYFRLATSPNHPPNTLDGHAVSFVAYDTDDPDDAAIDGKSENGTNDKSGTNDRWWSVVAKGRFEDIERESIGTDALAGLERVEIPLIDIFGTHPREIDFAFCRLEPTSLTGRRESSTTL; encoded by the coding sequence ATGTCCCGCATCGAAATCGCCGAACTCGAGGACGCCGAACTGCGGTCGGTACTCGGCACCGGCGGCACGGGCGTGCTGTCGTTTTCGACCGAGGGTGACGAACCTCCGCGGACGATTCCGGTGTCCTACGGGTACGACCCCCTCGAGTCGACGTTTTACTTTCGCCTCGCAACGTCGCCGAACCACCCGCCCAACACGCTCGACGGCCACGCGGTCTCGTTCGTCGCCTACGACACGGACGACCCGGACGACGCGGCGATCGACGGGAAGAGCGAGAACGGTACGAACGACAAGAGTGGCACGAACGACAGGTGGTGGAGCGTCGTCGCCAAAGGCCGATTCGAGGACATCGAACGCGAATCGATCGGTACGGACGCCCTCGCGGGCCTCGAGCGCGTCGAGATCCCCCTCATCGACATCTTCGGGACGCATCCTCGGGAGATCGACTTCGCGTTCTGTCGGCTCGAGCCGACGTCGCTGACGGGGCGTCGGGAATCGAGTACCACGCTCTGA
- a CDS encoding Lrp/AsnC family transcriptional regulator, with amino-acid sequence MSSRPRPRSTLDDWREAIDDVDAAIIDGYQSGFPIAERPFRTLGKALEIDEDDALERVQRLREAGVFRRFGAVLNPPVIGSSTLAAVKAPDDRFDDIAEVINGYQQVNHNYARDHEWNMWFVVTAGSRATRDRILEEIEERTGCPVLVLPMLTDYYIDLEFPVVNSDSFARESLESGTDASATRISEDAAGDLSRFDAALLLEIQDGFPLSKTPYGDIAAALETDLDEPVAVDDVLEAVTRLQDDGCIKRIGCIVNHMVTGFDANCMVVWDVPDDRLDEWGERAGSLPYVTLCYHRPRRPDLEWPYNLFTMIHGRDQDAVDAKIDELADDYLPVEHERLYSTQTLKQTGAQYESLVGE; translated from the coding sequence ATGAGTTCCCGTCCCCGGCCCCGGTCGACGCTGGACGACTGGCGCGAGGCGATCGACGACGTCGACGCCGCGATCATCGACGGCTACCAGAGCGGCTTCCCCATCGCGGAACGCCCCTTTCGAACCCTCGGCAAGGCCCTCGAGATCGACGAGGACGACGCCCTCGAGCGCGTCCAGCGACTCCGCGAAGCTGGCGTCTTCCGGCGGTTCGGGGCCGTCCTAAATCCGCCGGTGATCGGCTCCTCGACGCTGGCGGCGGTCAAGGCCCCCGACGACCGATTCGACGACATCGCCGAGGTCATCAACGGCTACCAGCAGGTCAACCACAACTACGCACGCGATCACGAGTGGAACATGTGGTTCGTGGTGACTGCCGGTTCCCGGGCAACCCGCGATCGCATCCTCGAGGAAATCGAGGAGCGAACCGGCTGTCCCGTCCTCGTGTTGCCGATGCTCACCGACTACTACATCGACCTCGAGTTCCCGGTCGTCAACAGCGACAGTTTCGCGCGCGAATCGCTCGAGTCGGGCACCGACGCCTCCGCCACCCGGATCAGCGAGGACGCGGCCGGCGACCTCTCGCGGTTCGACGCCGCATTACTCCTCGAGATCCAGGACGGGTTCCCGCTCTCGAAGACGCCCTACGGCGATATCGCGGCTGCCCTCGAGACCGACCTCGACGAACCGGTCGCCGTCGACGACGTCCTCGAGGCCGTCACCCGCCTCCAGGACGACGGCTGTATCAAGCGAATCGGCTGCATCGTCAACCACATGGTGACGGGGTTCGACGCCAACTGCATGGTCGTCTGGGACGTCCCCGACGACCGTCTGGACGAGTGGGGCGAGCGGGCTGGCTCGCTCCCGTACGTCACGCTGTGTTATCACCGGCCGCGTCGACCCGACCTCGAGTGGCCCTACAACCTGTTCACGATGATCCACGGCCGCGATCAGGACGCCGTCGACGCGAAGATCGACGAACTGGCCGACGACTACCTCCCGGTCGAGCACGAACGGCTGTACTCGACGCAGACGTTGAAACAGACCGGCGCCCAGTACGAGTCACTGGTCGGTGAGTGA
- the rdfA gene encoding rod-determining factor RdfA: MPTKIARLVETYDLESLGEELEHRWLGEGYERESLRTLATRFNERLLDERMNRAGLSPLDGEVENTHRLLTDDDVSAGMRIQAERELERAGIDVDTLRTEFVSHQAVHTYLTSDRGAEKPSERTSLEDRLERDADSIQRLSSRLTAVTEDTIARYSETDALESGSVSVLVDVNVLCEDCGEQYDVGTFLERGGCRCRQE, encoded by the coding sequence ATGCCCACTAAAATCGCCCGTCTCGTCGAGACCTACGACCTCGAGTCCCTTGGAGAGGAGCTCGAGCACCGGTGGCTCGGGGAGGGCTACGAGCGCGAGAGTCTGCGAACCCTCGCGACCCGGTTCAACGAACGATTGCTCGACGAGCGGATGAATCGGGCTGGGCTCTCTCCGCTCGACGGCGAAGTCGAGAACACTCACCGACTGCTCACCGACGACGACGTGAGTGCGGGGATGCGCATACAGGCCGAACGCGAACTCGAGCGGGCCGGCATCGACGTCGACACACTCCGCACGGAGTTCGTCTCCCACCAGGCCGTCCACACCTATCTGACCTCGGATCGAGGAGCCGAGAAGCCCTCAGAGCGGACGTCCCTCGAGGATCGCCTCGAGCGGGATGCCGACTCCATCCAGCGCCTCTCGAGTCGGCTAACCGCAGTAACGGAAGACACCATCGCGCGATACAGTGAAACCGACGCCCTCGAGAGCGGGTCGGTCTCCGTCCTCGTCGACGTGAACGTTCTCTGTGAAGACTGTGGCGAACAGTACGACGTCGGGACGTTTCTCGAGCGTGGTGGGTGTCGGTGTAGACAGGAGTAA
- a CDS encoding ferredoxin, with the protein MSETDDRPRPSEVGSSDGPPVDEKPYKIIFEANKCFGAGKCAEVSDNWEMDLATGLARVDSYFIGEDELEENVRAAEVCPAKKGDGCIHVVDRRTDEEIAPDPHGDGTLSVDW; encoded by the coding sequence ATGAGCGAGACAGACGACCGCCCGCGACCGAGCGAGGTCGGCTCGAGCGACGGGCCGCCAGTCGACGAAAAGCCGTACAAGATCATCTTCGAGGCGAACAAGTGCTTCGGGGCCGGGAAGTGTGCCGAAGTGAGCGACAACTGGGAGATGGATCTGGCCACCGGCCTCGCCCGCGTCGACTCGTACTTCATCGGCGAGGACGAACTCGAGGAGAACGTCCGCGCGGCGGAGGTCTGCCCGGCGAAGAAGGGCGACGGCTGCATTCACGTGGTCGATCGCCGTACCGACGAAGAGATTGCGCCCGATCCCCACGGCGATGGGACGTTGAGCGTCGACTGGTGA
- a CDS encoding bifunctional metallophosphatase/5'-nucleotidase yields the protein MGQRSRFDTSSEDKQTPSVDRSRRRFLGATAGASLAALVPASASVAASGETVTIVHDTHFHGRFRDANEHDLNIARYYTIVEEVLGNAENSLFLGNGDDIAPSMLGLEYEGEHMIEAMNYMDIDAVGVGNHEYDFGADVATARFEESEFPWVVANLLDDAGDPVPGTERWVTLEAGDLTLGVFGLVSTNFHTLTDYPADWQVLGYVEGAQEAADALREEGADLVVCASHVNTNVHDTLAAEVDGLDAIVGSHSGVVYDEPEILDGTVISEFGDEFNHVGSITLDADGDLVDWQRVDLLAPDWEPADEVAEYDQITAIHTDDIAEDPTLAELSDHWQGDLDERLGQPFFESETDLNGTFDNYAVETGFGNLITDAMATIGETADIEVDVAVQNGGGIRGGYYEAGPITGAQVMETLPFPNEIEVVEVTGDQLVEYLESEVRPHPDDSFGTQPAIQVSGVSYEWWGHHDETRIDNVFVDGEPVDPEETYYLANNDYVVGNDPVLSEAEHVHDSGQFQGPYVLEVLEEWGTVAPERENRMIRVDEDVGEASVDLDGGELVVSFPFPEGGTEIVEDSFRAVVRTGEDLEATGASADGDTVEVRFDTGELTSLAASVDEPALRVFGGYDPDADHWDYGFDVPTSDGYDFFKLKASLEATAVIEASEGDGEGGSDDDDGTDDDSTDDDEDVVVEDDGADDVEDGSPGFGPFAALAGGAGGAYLYSRVSGADEDDQVQG from the coding sequence ATGGGTCAACGTTCACGATTCGATACCAGTTCGGAAGACAAACAGACACCGTCGGTCGATCGAAGCCGTCGCCGATTTCTCGGCGCGACCGCCGGTGCCTCACTCGCCGCTCTCGTCCCCGCGAGTGCCAGCGTTGCCGCAAGCGGTGAGACGGTAACCATCGTCCACGACACCCACTTCCACGGACGATTCCGCGACGCCAACGAACACGACCTCAACATCGCTCGGTACTACACCATCGTCGAGGAGGTACTCGGCAACGCCGAGAACTCGCTGTTTCTCGGAAACGGCGACGACATCGCCCCCTCGATGCTCGGCCTCGAGTACGAAGGCGAGCACATGATCGAGGCCATGAACTACATGGACATCGACGCCGTCGGCGTTGGCAACCACGAGTACGACTTCGGGGCCGACGTCGCGACGGCTCGTTTCGAGGAAAGCGAGTTCCCCTGGGTCGTCGCCAACCTGCTCGACGACGCCGGCGACCCCGTACCCGGAACGGAGCGGTGGGTGACGCTCGAGGCCGGCGATCTGACTCTCGGCGTCTTCGGCCTGGTGTCGACGAACTTCCACACGCTGACCGACTACCCGGCCGACTGGCAGGTGCTCGGCTACGTCGAGGGGGCCCAGGAGGCGGCCGACGCGCTCCGAGAGGAGGGTGCGGATCTCGTCGTCTGTGCCTCACACGTGAACACGAACGTCCACGACACGCTCGCCGCGGAGGTCGACGGACTCGACGCCATCGTCGGCTCACACTCCGGCGTCGTCTACGACGAACCGGAGATCCTCGACGGGACGGTCATCAGCGAGTTCGGCGACGAGTTCAACCACGTCGGCTCGATCACCCTCGATGCCGACGGCGACCTCGTCGACTGGCAGCGCGTCGACCTCCTCGCACCGGACTGGGAGCCCGCCGACGAGGTCGCGGAGTACGACCAGATCACGGCCATCCACACCGACGACATCGCGGAGGATCCCACCCTCGCTGAGCTGAGCGACCACTGGCAGGGCGACCTCGACGAACGCCTCGGCCAGCCGTTCTTCGAGAGCGAGACGGATCTCAACGGCACCTTCGACAACTACGCCGTCGAGACCGGCTTCGGGAACCTCATCACCGACGCGATGGCGACCATCGGCGAGACTGCCGATATCGAAGTCGACGTCGCCGTCCAGAACGGCGGCGGTATCCGCGGGGGCTACTACGAGGCCGGCCCGATCACGGGCGCACAGGTGATGGAGACGCTGCCGTTCCCCAACGAGATCGAAGTCGTCGAGGTCACCGGCGACCAACTCGTCGAGTACCTCGAGAGCGAAGTCCGACCGCACCCGGACGACTCCTTCGGTACCCAGCCGGCGATTCAGGTCTCGGGCGTCTCCTACGAGTGGTGGGGCCACCACGACGAGACCCGGATCGATAACGTGTTCGTCGACGGCGAACCCGTCGATCCCGAGGAGACCTACTACCTCGCGAACAACGACTACGTCGTCGGCAACGATCCCGTCCTGAGCGAGGCCGAACACGTCCACGACTCCGGCCAGTTCCAGGGTCCGTACGTCCTCGAGGTGCTCGAGGAGTGGGGGACGGTCGCACCCGAACGCGAGAACCGGATGATCCGGGTCGACGAGGACGTCGGCGAGGCATCCGTCGACCTCGATGGCGGGGAACTCGTCGTCTCCTTCCCCTTCCCCGAGGGCGGGACGGAAATCGTCGAGGACTCCTTCCGCGCGGTCGTCCGTACGGGCGAGGATCTCGAGGCGACCGGGGCGTCGGCCGACGGCGACACCGTCGAGGTTCGCTTCGACACCGGCGAGCTGACCTCGCTCGCCGCGAGCGTCGACGAACCGGCGCTTCGAGTGTTCGGCGGCTACGATCCCGACGCCGACCACTGGGACTACGGCTTCGACGTCCCCACCTCCGATGGCTACGACTTCTTCAAGCTAAAGGCGAGCCTCGAGGCGACGGCGGTGATCGAGGCTTCGGAAGGTGATGGCGAGGGTGGTAGCGACGATGACGACGGGACGGACGATGACAGCACTGACGACGATGAGGACGTCGTCGTCGAAGACGACGGTGCCGACGACGTCGAGGACGGCTCGCCCGGATTCGGCCCGTTCGCGGCGCTCGCAGGTGGTGCCGGCGGCGCGTACCTCTACTCGCGCGTGAGCGGCGCTGACGAGGACGACCAGGTGCAGGGCTGA
- a CDS encoding peptidylprolyl isomerase, with protein sequence MANPTATLHTTEGDITVELFEEKVPRTVGNFIGLATGEREWTHPETDERVTDEPLYDDVLFHRIIEGFMIQCGDPTGTGRGGPGYTFDDEFHDDLSHDGPGTLSMANAGPNTNGSQFFITLDATPHLDGRHSVFGEVTDGMDVVRDIGSADTDANDRPKQDILLESVTVDQ encoded by the coding sequence ATGGCAAATCCGACAGCGACGCTCCACACCACCGAGGGCGACATCACCGTCGAACTGTTCGAAGAGAAAGTCCCCCGAACGGTGGGGAACTTCATCGGCCTCGCGACGGGCGAGCGCGAGTGGACGCACCCGGAGACCGACGAGCGGGTCACCGACGAACCGCTGTACGACGACGTGCTCTTTCACCGCATCATCGAGGGCTTCATGATCCAGTGTGGGGATCCGACCGGCACCGGCCGCGGCGGCCCCGGCTACACCTTCGACGACGAGTTCCACGACGACCTCTCCCACGACGGCCCCGGAACCCTCTCGATGGCCAACGCCGGGCCGAACACCAACGGGTCGCAGTTCTTCATCACCCTCGACGCGACGCCCCACCTCGACGGCCGCCACTCCGTCTTCGGTGAAGTGACCGACGGCATGGACGTCGTCCGCGACATCGGCTCGGCCGACACCGACGCCAACGACCGACCGAAGCAGGACATCCTGCTCGAGTCGGTCACTGTCGACCAGTAA
- a CDS encoding DNA double-strand break repair nuclease NurA, whose product MTLDPVHFDGIARLAQRIDHGADERDHRKFAETVWSEFLDPLVDDTGRLVLEPLETVSRHVVDCEGIALCERPFPTEHGLDAGTINPTVFKNGLVIDIAQAAMSRTPSNLDLHRSRTVVATVHSNDPTAHVDESWDEFDEGYSQSRAVKIPPLPRFAEGVVHALALYLAESEHARDHAEDVTDLLVLDGPLYPRGLLRWSDQHPDLATFLEENARPKQVLENYVRLVETFVERDVPLVGFVKNPATRVITRTVKSKGADAPWSDDSTFFTRILERGEYVSDVGDDRWERDESSLTYTGWFRSRGGVDRPLSVDGDALGVERQLEPAAYEVAFFVIYDPRDDLIYRVEAPCAIVRDEERRERLTRQLLQDVAIAHGPPRIIEKADELARISATEKRSLRETLERQFDTVERRSYDDKRWGDEFA is encoded by the coding sequence ATGACACTCGATCCGGTACACTTCGACGGCATCGCGCGTCTCGCCCAACGGATCGACCACGGTGCCGACGAGCGCGATCACCGGAAGTTCGCCGAGACGGTCTGGTCGGAGTTTCTCGATCCGCTCGTCGACGACACTGGGCGATTGGTACTCGAGCCACTCGAGACCGTCTCGCGTCACGTCGTCGATTGTGAGGGAATCGCGCTCTGTGAGCGTCCATTCCCCACCGAGCACGGACTCGACGCGGGGACGATCAACCCGACGGTGTTCAAGAACGGCCTCGTGATCGATATCGCCCAGGCGGCGATGAGTCGAACCCCCTCGAACCTCGACCTGCACCGCTCGCGAACGGTCGTCGCGACCGTACACTCGAACGACCCAACCGCCCACGTCGACGAAAGCTGGGACGAGTTCGACGAGGGGTACAGCCAATCACGGGCCGTCAAAATCCCGCCACTCCCGCGGTTCGCCGAAGGCGTCGTCCACGCACTCGCACTCTATCTGGCCGAGAGCGAACACGCCCGCGATCACGCCGAGGACGTCACCGACCTGCTCGTTCTCGACGGGCCACTGTACCCGCGTGGGCTCCTGCGCTGGTCCGATCAACATCCTGACCTCGCGACGTTTCTCGAGGAGAACGCCCGTCCGAAGCAGGTGCTCGAGAACTACGTTCGACTCGTCGAAACGTTCGTCGAGCGCGACGTTCCCCTCGTTGGCTTCGTGAAGAACCCGGCGACGCGAGTCATCACCCGAACGGTAAAATCGAAGGGAGCGGACGCCCCCTGGAGCGACGATTCGACGTTTTTCACCCGGATTCTCGAGCGCGGGGAGTACGTCTCGGACGTCGGCGACGACCGGTGGGAGCGAGACGAGTCGAGTCTGACCTACACCGGTTGGTTCCGTTCTCGTGGAGGGGTCGACAGGCCGCTTTCGGTAGACGGCGACGCCCTCGGCGTCGAGAGACAGCTCGAGCCGGCGGCCTACGAGGTGGCGTTTTTCGTGATCTACGATCCTCGAGACGACCTGATCTACCGGGTCGAAGCCCCCTGCGCGATCGTCCGCGACGAGGAGCGACGCGAACGGCTGACCAGACAGCTCTTACAGGACGTCGCCATCGCCCACGGGCCGCCACGGATCATCGAAAAGGCCGACGAACTCGCCCGGATCAGCGCCACCGAGAAGCGGTCGCTCCGTGAGACGCTCGAGCGCCAGTTCGATACGGTCGAACGCCGCAGCTACGACGACAAGCGCTGGGGCGACGAATTCGCCTGA
- a CDS encoding DUF7113 family protein, with amino-acid sequence MLLIRGRAGGTELTGTLYERGEQAPSFRGAPDEGAAYVWICDEFYEVDSGGTVQIVDGREIHLAFESPMPRGFDTREQALEAAKSHIRTQFARIGVDPGAVELEVEKDAPASVLDDPIEGDVP; translated from the coding sequence ATGTTACTCATACGCGGTCGTGCCGGCGGCACCGAACTGACCGGTACGCTCTACGAACGGGGCGAGCAGGCTCCGTCGTTTCGTGGGGCCCCGGACGAAGGGGCGGCCTACGTCTGGATCTGCGACGAGTTCTACGAGGTCGACAGCGGCGGCACCGTCCAGATCGTCGACGGCCGCGAGATCCACCTCGCGTTCGAATCCCCGATGCCACGAGGCTTCGACACGCGCGAACAGGCGCTCGAGGCTGCGAAATCGCACATTCGAACGCAGTTCGCCCGCATCGGCGTCGACCCGGGCGCAGTCGAACTCGAGGTCGAAAAGGACGCGCCGGCGTCCGTACTCGACGACCCGATCGAAGGGGACGTGCCGTAA